The following are from one region of the Treponema denticola genome:
- a CDS encoding MATE family efflux transporter, with protein MVTNLKHKYFGPFSFYKNAIKLAVPVMVQLFIQSLVSLIDNFMVADLGDLKMSGVNVANQIIFVYITGLNILCSAGGMFMSQYNGTKDEEGMQQAYRFKQISGIIFALVLLVVCLTIPDLVLGLLVNGNTAKKEIVEQAVIYSNVILLSFIPTAFSVGIASSFRETGNVKVPMYISLVSTLINTIGNYMLIYGNLGAPRLEVAGAAYATVIARCAELIIFVLYAKKVKPLFYVKIKEMLKIKLHLFYEILKKSALIFVADMSWVLSEIVATAVYNSRGGTEVVAGMSAGWTIANLFFLVFPAIGTSVGVIIGGTLGRNKLEEAREQARWIKRGAFVLGLGTSLLELFSIMLVPIVFRSLSPASHEVTRLLIIFIALYMPVWTFQNTQYAIARSGGDAVMGVWVDTTVNMFLFMPCMLLLYYFTDWSSPIMYAIAKLTSIMKAVLAEVQLKKERWVKNLTRIEK; from the coding sequence GTGGTTACAAATTTAAAACATAAATATTTCGGGCCTTTTTCTTTTTATAAAAATGCCATAAAATTAGCTGTACCTGTAATGGTACAGCTTTTTATTCAATCTCTTGTTTCTCTTATAGACAACTTTATGGTTGCCGACCTAGGCGACCTAAAAATGAGCGGGGTAAATGTTGCCAATCAAATTATCTTTGTATACATAACCGGCCTAAATATTCTTTGCAGTGCGGGCGGAATGTTTATGTCGCAGTATAACGGCACAAAGGATGAAGAAGGAATGCAGCAGGCCTACCGCTTTAAGCAGATATCCGGCATCATATTCGCACTTGTTCTTCTTGTTGTCTGTCTTACAATCCCCGACCTTGTTTTAGGCCTCTTGGTGAATGGTAATACTGCAAAAAAAGAAATAGTAGAGCAGGCCGTAATTTACAGCAATGTTATTCTATTATCGTTTATTCCCACAGCCTTTTCGGTAGGTATAGCCTCTTCTTTCCGTGAAACGGGAAATGTAAAGGTTCCCATGTATATATCCCTTGTTTCAACCCTTATAAATACTATCGGAAACTACATGCTCATATACGGAAATCTGGGTGCCCCTAGGCTTGAGGTCGCAGGAGCTGCCTATGCTACGGTAATTGCCCGCTGTGCCGAGCTTATAATTTTTGTTCTTTATGCAAAAAAAGTTAAGCCTCTTTTCTATGTAAAAATAAAAGAAATGCTTAAAATAAAGCTTCACCTTTTTTATGAGATTTTAAAAAAGTCTGCCCTCATCTTTGTTGCCGATATGTCTTGGGTTCTGAGCGAGATAGTGGCAACGGCTGTTTATAACAGCAGGGGAGGCACTGAAGTTGTAGCCGGTATGTCTGCGGGCTGGACAATTGCCAACCTATTCTTTTTGGTTTTTCCGGCAATAGGTACTTCGGTTGGCGTTATAATAGGCGGTACCCTCGGAAGAAATAAGCTTGAGGAGGCAAGAGAGCAGGCCCGTTGGATTAAAAGAGGTGCTTTTGTACTCGGTCTCGGAACATCCCTTTTAGAGCTTTTTTCGATTATGCTGGTTCCGATTGTGTTCCGTAGTTTAAGTCCTGCTTCTCATGAGGTTACAAGGCTTCTTATAATCTTTATCGCTCTTTATATGCCTGTATGGACCTTTCAAAACACCCAATATGCGATAGCCCGATCCGGAGGGGATGCGGTCATGGGAGTCTGGGTAGATACTACGGTAAATATGTTCTTATTTATGCCCTGCATGCTTTTGTTATATTATTTTACGGATTGGTCTTCACCCATTATGTATGCAATTGCTAAACTTACCAGCATAATGAAAGCTGTCCTTGCCGAAGTCCAGCTAAAAAAAGAACGCTGGGTCAAAAACTTGACTAGGATTGAAAAATAA
- the arcC gene encoding carbamate kinase: protein MPKKIVIALGGNALGNNLEEQRKAVKITAKAIADLAEEGHQVIVSHGNGPQVGMIHLAMSEYHKIDPKTSEPELAVSVAMSQGYIGNDLEAALREELLNRGINKPVATLITQVLVDPSDPAFSKPTKPIGSFMTKEEADILTARGENVVEDAGRGYRRVVASPKPIDIAEIESIRALCDAGQIVITCGGGGIPVVKKGNALCGVPAVIDKDFASAKLAQLLNADCLIILTAVEKVAINFNKPDQKWLSEISVAEAKKYIEEGHFAPGSMLPKVQAAIQFAESNKKGYALITLLEKAKDAIDGKSGTIIR from the coding sequence ATGCCGAAAAAGATTGTTATTGCCTTAGGCGGCAATGCATTAGGGAATAATTTGGAAGAACAAAGAAAGGCCGTTAAAATTACGGCAAAGGCCATTGCCGATTTAGCCGAAGAAGGTCATCAGGTAATCGTTTCTCACGGAAACGGGCCTCAGGTTGGAATGATTCATTTGGCAATGTCCGAATATCATAAAATCGATCCTAAAACTTCGGAACCCGAACTTGCAGTTTCCGTTGCTATGAGTCAAGGCTATATCGGGAATGATTTGGAAGCCGCTTTAAGGGAAGAACTTTTAAACCGCGGTATCAATAAGCCCGTTGCTACCTTGATAACTCAGGTGCTTGTAGATCCTTCGGATCCTGCCTTTTCAAAACCTACAAAACCCATAGGCAGTTTTATGACCAAGGAAGAAGCCGATATTTTAACCGCTAGGGGTGAAAATGTTGTAGAAGATGCAGGCCGAGGTTACAGGCGGGTTGTGGCTTCTCCCAAGCCCATAGATATTGCAGAAATAGAAAGTATCAGGGCGCTTTGCGATGCAGGCCAAATAGTTATAACCTGTGGAGGCGGAGGTATTCCTGTCGTAAAAAAAGGAAACGCTCTTTGCGGTGTTCCGGCCGTTATCGACAAGGACTTTGCAAGTGCAAAGCTGGCTCAGCTTTTAAATGCAGACTGCCTTATCATCTTGACTGCTGTAGAAAAGGTCGCCATCAACTTTAACAAGCCGGACCAAAAATGGCTTTCAGAAATTTCGGTTGCAGAAGCAAAAAAATATATTGAAGAAGGACACTTTGCTCCCGGTTCCATGCTTCCGAAAGTGCAGGCTGCCATCCAGTTTGCCGAATCCAACAAAAAAGGTTATGCTCTTATTACCCTTTTGGAAAAAGCAAAGGATGCCATCGACGGTAAATCGGGAACAATAATCAGATAG
- the selA gene encoding L-seryl-tRNA(Sec) selenium transferase yields the protein MAKENTNPLARIPQVEKLLNEDILKNTAALIGRPFVVKKASEYLEDIRKKARAGGDVPSLKACAEEISKLCRPIIRTKITPVINATGIILHTNLGRSPLPENIWDRAKETASGYSSIEMDLRDGNRGKRFEFLNDCMSLLTGAEDALILNNNAAAVFLMLKALAGGKEVIVSRGQQVQIGGGFRIPEILEMAGCKLIEVGTTNITSLKDIQKAINENTAMVLWVHTSNYKIRGFTEQPSISEIKAILPQNIILAVDQGSGNLSLNVPEEPTVSSIIKEGADLVCFSGDKILGGPQAGWIVGKKSLVQTVAKNQLMRTYRVGRAVASLMQECLILYLNGGESAAQRALLLDQKKIKKRAEKIIASLKSGAGELVQKNFSLGGGSTPDTGFSSWAVKLNTKKPCEKLKTNLREMQIPIIGFIEEDSFYIHPASIEEKYDEYVIEALNKCL from the coding sequence ATGGCAAAAGAAAATACAAATCCGCTTGCAAGGATTCCGCAAGTTGAAAAACTTTTAAATGAAGATATATTAAAAAACACGGCAGCTCTTATCGGAAGGCCCTTTGTAGTAAAAAAGGCCTCGGAGTATTTGGAAGACATACGCAAAAAGGCAAGGGCCGGAGGGGATGTTCCTTCGCTTAAGGCCTGTGCCGAAGAAATAAGCAAACTATGCAGACCCATAATCCGCACAAAAATTACACCCGTAATAAATGCGACGGGGATAATCCTCCATACAAACCTCGGCCGCTCTCCCCTGCCTGAAAATATTTGGGACAGAGCAAAAGAAACCGCTTCGGGCTATTCTTCTATAGAAATGGATTTGCGGGACGGAAACCGCGGAAAGAGGTTCGAGTTTTTAAATGACTGTATGAGCCTTTTGACAGGAGCCGAGGATGCCCTCATATTGAACAACAATGCGGCGGCTGTTTTTTTAATGTTAAAGGCCCTCGCAGGCGGAAAGGAAGTCATAGTTTCCCGCGGACAGCAGGTTCAAATAGGCGGAGGCTTCCGTATCCCCGAAATTTTGGAGATGGCAGGCTGTAAGCTCATCGAGGTCGGCACAACAAATATCACAAGCCTTAAGGACATTCAAAAAGCAATAAACGAAAACACGGCAATGGTGCTTTGGGTTCATACCTCAAACTATAAAATAAGAGGTTTTACAGAGCAGCCTTCAATTTCAGAAATCAAAGCCATCCTTCCGCAAAATATAATTCTCGCAGTGGATCAGGGCTCGGGAAACCTATCCTTAAATGTGCCCGAAGAGCCCACGGTTTCTTCCATTATAAAAGAAGGAGCGGATTTGGTTTGCTTTTCGGGAGATAAGATTTTGGGCGGACCGCAGGCAGGCTGGATTGTAGGTAAAAAAAGTCTCGTTCAAACCGTAGCTAAAAATCAGCTCATGCGAACCTACCGGGTAGGCAGGGCAGTAGCAAGCCTTATGCAGGAATGTCTCATCCTCTATTTAAACGGAGGAGAATCGGCAGCTCAAAGGGCGCTCCTTTTAGATCAAAAGAAAATAAAAAAGCGTGCCGAAAAAATAATTGCAAGTCTAAAAAGCGGAGCCGGAGAATTGGTGCAAAAAAACTTTTCCCTCGGAGGAGGCAGCACCCCGGACACGGGCTTCAGCTCTTGGGCCGTAAAACTAAATACAAAAAAGCCTTGCGAAAAACTAAAAACAAATTTACGCGAAATGCAGATTCCGATAATAGGCTTTATCGAAGAAGACTCTTTTTATATTCATCCTGCAAGTATCGAAGAAAAATATGATGAATATGTAATCGAGGCTTTAAACAAGTGTTTGTAA
- the uvrC gene encoding excinuclease ABC subunit UvrC translates to MAEITTREKLHEVALSAPKTSGVYLWKDKAGTVIYVGKAKSLKNRLSSYFTSNRDIKTRILVSRAESIEYIQTENEYEALLLENTLIKKHKPRYNINLKDGKTYPVLKLTDEEFPKVYRTRNIKNDGSKYFGPFPNVSAVDMFLALIKHNYTLRQCKRLKKRETPCLYFHIGRCKAPCCGKISAEEYGKDIEEITLLLEGEMEDVSGTLKEKMKEAAEKKEFEKAARLRDGIQAVYALRGQNIVQDMDPESRDYIAWAFEGAMVSIAVLKMRNGRLVGRDLYRSHSLKEEGEILSEFISAYYTSANEVPPKIFIPQAAEGNALIEKWLNEELHAKTRISIIPLEKESLAAEETSAADSLTEIEEAASKTIGYTVKEPAPSAAQEEKLNLSPAEIKHHKAALKMARFNAKEDAMRRLREQGDFAAVEDLQKRLNLPCLPQRIEGFDIAHLGGTFTVAALISFKEGNPDKKNYRIFRLKNTDGVIDDYASMREVIARRYTRLLNEGADLPDLILIDGGIGQVNAASKIVNALDLGIPVIGLAEKNEEVYFPHNSKPVILPRRSDALRLLQRIRDEAHRFSNTRNNKLRRSNKLKTEFENLPHIGKKRAHVLLKAFGSTENLKTATAQALSETAKISLKQAEEVLEAVRATNK, encoded by the coding sequence ATGGCGGAAATTACTACGCGTGAAAAACTGCATGAGGTTGCTCTCTCGGCTCCGAAAACGAGCGGGGTTTATCTTTGGAAGGATAAGGCCGGAACGGTCATTTATGTCGGGAAGGCTAAATCTTTAAAGAACCGCCTCAGCTCTTATTTTACATCGAACAGGGACATTAAAACCCGAATCCTGGTTTCCCGTGCCGAGTCAATCGAGTACATTCAAACCGAAAACGAGTATGAAGCCCTCCTCTTGGAAAATACTCTAATCAAAAAGCATAAGCCGAGATACAATATAAATCTAAAAGACGGAAAAACCTATCCCGTCTTAAAATTAACCGATGAAGAATTCCCGAAAGTTTACCGCACTCGGAACATTAAAAATGACGGCTCAAAATATTTCGGGCCGTTTCCCAATGTTTCGGCCGTCGATATGTTTTTAGCTCTTATAAAACATAATTATACCCTGCGTCAATGTAAGCGATTAAAAAAGCGGGAAACTCCTTGCCTTTATTTCCACATCGGAAGATGTAAGGCTCCCTGCTGCGGAAAGATAAGTGCAGAAGAATACGGTAAGGATATAGAAGAAATTACCCTGCTTTTAGAAGGTGAAATGGAAGATGTTTCCGGCACCTTAAAAGAAAAGATGAAAGAAGCGGCAGAAAAAAAAGAGTTTGAAAAAGCCGCCCGTCTCCGTGACGGAATACAGGCAGTCTATGCTCTACGCGGACAAAACATAGTTCAAGACATGGACCCGGAAAGCCGCGATTATATTGCATGGGCCTTTGAAGGAGCCATGGTCAGCATCGCCGTTTTAAAAATGAGAAACGGACGGCTTGTCGGCCGCGACCTTTACCGCTCACACAGCTTAAAAGAAGAAGGAGAAATTCTATCCGAATTTATATCGGCTTATTACACTTCGGCAAACGAGGTTCCGCCTAAAATATTTATTCCGCAAGCTGCCGAAGGAAACGCCCTCATCGAAAAATGGCTTAACGAGGAGCTTCACGCAAAGACAAGGATAAGCATTATTCCATTAGAAAAAGAAAGTCTTGCAGCAGAAGAAACATCAGCGGCAGACAGTCTTACCGAAATCGAAGAAGCGGCTTCCAAAACAATCGGCTACACCGTTAAAGAGCCGGCACCTTCGGCTGCCCAAGAAGAGAAGCTGAATCTTTCTCCGGCTGAAATTAAACACCACAAGGCGGCATTGAAGATGGCTCGCTTTAACGCAAAAGAAGATGCCATGCGCCGCCTAAGAGAACAGGGAGATTTTGCCGCTGTTGAAGACTTACAAAAAAGGCTTAACCTGCCCTGCCTTCCGCAGCGTATCGAAGGCTTCGACATTGCTCACCTCGGCGGCACATTTACGGTCGCTGCCCTGATTTCTTTTAAAGAAGGAAATCCCGACAAAAAGAATTACAGGATATTCAGGTTAAAAAATACTGACGGCGTAATCGATGACTATGCTTCGATGAGGGAAGTAATAGCCCGCCGCTATACCCGACTTCTCAACGAGGGTGCAGACCTCCCCGATCTAATTCTTATAGACGGAGGCATTGGGCAGGTAAATGCTGCAAGCAAAATTGTAAACGCCCTCGACCTCGGCATTCCGGTTATCGGCCTTGCCGAAAAAAATGAAGAGGTTTATTTTCCGCATAATTCGAAACCTGTCATCTTGCCGCGAAGAAGCGATGCCCTCCGCCTTCTCCAAAGAATCCGTGATGAGGCTCACCGCTTTTCAAACACAAGGAATAATAAACTCCGAAGATCAAACAAACTTAAAACCGAATTTGAAAACCTTCCCCACATCGGCAAAAAGAGAGCCCATGTTTTGTTAAAAGCCTTCGGCAGCACGGAAAACCTAAAAACGGCAACAGCCCAAGCTCTTTCCGAAACCGCAAAGATTTCTTTAAAACAAGCAGAAGAAGTTTTGGAAGCGGTGAGGGCGACCAATAAATAA
- a CDS encoding Hpt domain-containing protein: MYLDKAAAMELVDGDMEIYMSLLETFIEAYEKDEAEIDRLNVLLGASAETVLSDDVLRENVRKTAHKIKGSSYTVGANILGDSAKNIEKFLVEPSNIKSPANIELLDGFFAKFKENYANTLEEMKTVIA; this comes from the coding sequence ATGTATTTAGATAAAGCGGCGGCGATGGAACTTGTGGACGGGGACATGGAAATCTATATGAGTTTACTTGAAACCTTTATCGAAGCCTATGAAAAAGATGAGGCTGAAATAGATCGGTTGAATGTTCTCTTAGGTGCAAGTGCCGAAACTGTTTTAAGTGATGATGTTTTACGTGAAAATGTACGGAAAACGGCTCACAAGATAAAAGGAAGTTCCTATACGGTCGGTGCAAACATCTTGGGCGACTCTGCAAAAAATATCGAAAAGTTTTTGGTTGAACCTTCAAATATTAAAAGCCCTGCAAACATTGAATTGCTTGACGGCTTTTTTGCAAAGTTTAAAGAAAATTATGCTAATACTTTAGAAGAAATGAAAACGGTTATCGCTTAA
- the htpG gene encoding molecular chaperone HtpG: protein MAQYKFETEVNQLLSLIIHSLYSNKEIFLRELVSNASDALDKLKYLTLSDEAYKQIKFEPRIDICFDDTANTLTVRDTGLGMNEEDLKNNLGTIARSGTKAFLDQLAAADKKDSNLIGQFGVGFYSAFMAASTIDVISKKAGENDVWKWTSDGKGAYDLEKVDDTAFPIIDDVTEGANGTCVILHLNNEDSEYATRWRIEEIIKTYSDHIAFPIYLHFTEKQYDDKGKVKSEAFKTEQINDAGAIWQKPKSELKEEDYFNFYKSISHDSQEPLLYVHTKAEGTQEYTTLFYVPSKAPFDMFHADYKPGVKLFVKRVFITDDEKELLPTYLRFVRGVIDSEDLPLNVSREILQQNRILSNIKNASVKKLLGEFKKLAENDKEKYNKFIAEFNRPLKEGLYGDYEHREELADLVRFKTTSPEVKEDEWTSFADYVSRMKSDQKAIYYITGEDEKTLRQSPHLEVYKQKGFEVLIMPDEIDDIIIPSLGKYKDWELKAANRAGSDKELNTEEETKAAEKKEKDFKPVLEKIKEVLGDKVKEVRFSKRLSDSPSCIVVDETDPSLQMERMMRAMGQFNTSAVKPILEVNADHPLVQKLKDSKDKEFVEDMSNLLLEQALLVESGELKAPVDFVKRLNRLMTNLK from the coding sequence ATGGCACAGTACAAGTTTGAAACTGAAGTGAACCAGCTTTTGTCGCTCATTATTCATTCGCTTTATTCAAACAAGGAAATCTTTTTAAGGGAACTTGTTTCCAATGCTTCGGATGCATTAGATAAGTTAAAGTATTTAACCCTTTCCGATGAAGCTTATAAGCAGATTAAATTCGAGCCCAGAATCGATATCTGTTTTGACGATACGGCCAATACGCTTACCGTGCGGGATACCGGCTTGGGTATGAACGAGGAAGATCTAAAAAATAATTTGGGAACGATAGCAAGGTCCGGAACAAAGGCTTTTTTAGATCAGCTTGCAGCCGCCGATAAAAAAGATTCAAACCTTATCGGTCAATTTGGTGTAGGTTTTTATTCGGCCTTTATGGCAGCCTCTACCATCGATGTTATTTCCAAAAAAGCCGGAGAAAACGATGTTTGGAAGTGGACTTCGGACGGAAAGGGTGCCTACGACTTGGAAAAGGTTGACGATACGGCCTTCCCCATAATAGATGATGTAACCGAAGGAGCAAACGGAACCTGTGTTATTCTTCACTTAAATAATGAGGACTCGGAGTATGCTACCCGATGGCGTATCGAAGAAATAATTAAAACCTATTCCGACCACATCGCCTTCCCAATCTATCTTCATTTTACCGAAAAGCAATATGACGATAAGGGAAAGGTAAAATCGGAAGCCTTTAAAACGGAACAGATAAACGATGCCGGTGCTATTTGGCAAAAGCCTAAATCGGAATTAAAAGAAGAGGATTATTTTAACTTTTATAAATCCATTTCTCACGATTCTCAAGAGCCTTTACTCTATGTGCACACAAAGGCGGAAGGAACTCAAGAATACACAACCCTCTTTTATGTTCCGTCGAAAGCACCCTTCGACATGTTCCATGCGGATTATAAGCCGGGAGTTAAACTCTTTGTAAAGAGGGTCTTTATTACCGATGATGAAAAAGAACTTCTGCCCACATATCTCCGCTTTGTGCGCGGCGTTATAGACAGTGAAGATTTGCCACTAAACGTAAGCCGCGAAATCTTGCAGCAAAATAGAATTCTTTCAAACATTAAAAACGCTTCGGTTAAAAAACTTTTAGGAGAGTTTAAAAAGCTCGCCGAAAACGACAAAGAAAAATACAATAAATTCATAGCCGAATTTAACCGCCCATTAAAAGAAGGCTTGTACGGCGACTATGAACACAGGGAAGAGCTTGCCGACTTGGTACGCTTTAAGACAACTTCGCCCGAAGTAAAAGAAGATGAGTGGACCAGTTTTGCCGATTATGTTTCAAGAATGAAAAGCGATCAAAAGGCTATCTACTACATCACTGGTGAAGACGAAAAAACCTTGCGTCAATCTCCTCATCTTGAAGTATACAAACAAAAAGGTTTTGAAGTTTTAATTATGCCCGATGAGATTGACGATATAATTATTCCTTCATTGGGAAAATACAAGGACTGGGAATTAAAGGCTGCAAACAGAGCCGGCTCCGATAAAGAACTTAATACCGAAGAAGAAACTAAAGCAGCCGAAAAAAAAGAAAAGGACTTTAAGCCCGTACTCGAAAAGATTAAAGAGGTTCTCGGCGATAAGGTAAAAGAGGTTCGCTTTTCAAAACGCCTTTCCGATTCTCCTTCATGTATAGTTGTGGATGAAACCGATCCCAGCTTGCAGATGGAAAGAATGATGAGGGCTATGGGGCAGTTTAATACAAGTGCCGTAAAACCGATTTTGGAAGTAAATGCCGATCATCCCTTGGTTCAAAAATTAAAGGATTCGAAGGATAAAGAATTTGTAGAAGATATGTCCAACCTCCTTTTGGAACAAGCCCTCTTGGTCGAAAGCGGAGAGCTAAAGGCTCCGGTCGACTTTGTAAAAAGGCTTAACAGGCTGATGACAAACTTAAAATAG
- a CDS encoding TPM domain-containing protein: MVVKKIICSLIIFFCIGLSSYAEIEKKLLIDEAGVLSQESFSKIEKSLYKISQKSKSETVIVIVPSTGEKSPQDYADDYFDYNGYGQGTESEGSLLLIVTGDGTQGSRYAHISTHGKKTISTLTDNSIEKLLDSLIYGGLKENNYAKGIESYLKALARKFYNSLSLMEILISLGIAVISFAFKFLGTQRKYKNKEAFAFAPFYDIKKNSLVSFETIDDVFLSTNTVSHVIKSNSGGDSGGSSTHTSSSGRTHGGGGRSF; the protein is encoded by the coding sequence ATGGTAGTAAAAAAAATTATTTGCTCATTGATAATTTTTTTCTGTATAGGTTTAAGTTCGTATGCAGAAATTGAAAAAAAACTTTTGATAGATGAAGCCGGGGTTTTAAGTCAAGAGAGTTTTTCAAAGATAGAGAAAAGCTTATATAAGATTTCGCAAAAGAGTAAGTCTGAAACCGTAATTGTAATTGTTCCATCCACAGGAGAAAAAAGTCCTCAAGACTATGCCGATGATTATTTTGACTATAACGGTTACGGTCAAGGAACCGAAAGTGAAGGAAGCCTTTTACTCATTGTAACCGGGGATGGTACTCAAGGCAGTCGATATGCACATATTTCAACCCATGGAAAAAAAACGATAAGCACTCTTACCGACAATAGCATTGAAAAACTTTTAGACTCTTTAATATACGGAGGATTAAAAGAAAATAATTATGCCAAGGGAATAGAATCTTATCTTAAGGCCCTTGCTCGGAAGTTTTACAACAGTCTTTCGCTTATGGAAATTTTAATCAGTTTAGGTATTGCAGTTATCAGCTTTGCTTTTAAATTTTTAGGCACACAAAGAAAATATAAAAACAAGGAAGCCTTTGCCTTTGCTCCCTTCTATGATATTAAAAAGAACAGTCTTGTTTCTTTTGAAACTATTGATGATGTGTTTCTTTCTACCAATACGGTATCGCACGTCATTAAATCAAATAGCGGAGGAGACTCGGGAGGTAGTTCTACACATACATCATCAAGCGGAAGAACTCACGGCGGCGGAGGAAGAAGTTTTTAA
- a CDS encoding SPFH domain-containing protein encodes MGLISAAVGAVGGGLADQWLEVIEAGDMGEGVVLAKGVAVRTDKRNTNKKGSSDVVSNGSIIHVNQNQFMMLVDGGKIVDYTAEPGYFKVENSASPSLFGGQFGDALKETFSRFKFGGTTPMKQEVFYVNLQEIKGIKFGTPNPLQYFDNFYNAELFLRTFGNYSIKITDPIKFFKEACPRDAVNVHIDEINEQYLSEFLEALQAAISQMSMEGERISFIPSKGTVLSKHMSEILDDSWKDLRGMEVLSVGIASISYDDESKELINMRNKGAMLGDPGVREGYVQGSIARGMEAAGSNQAGAGMAFMGMGMGMNAAGGFMGQASQTNMQQMQMNQASQRAAQGAGQQQGAGAKAAGEWFCTECGHKNTGKFCAECGTPKPQGSGCPSCGAEVKAGAKFCPECGTKL; translated from the coding sequence ATGGGTCTTATATCAGCAGCAGTTGGAGCAGTGGGCGGCGGTTTGGCCGATCAATGGCTCGAAGTTATTGAGGCGGGCGATATGGGTGAGGGCGTTGTCCTTGCAAAAGGAGTTGCCGTCCGCACAGATAAACGTAACACAAACAAAAAAGGTTCAAGCGATGTCGTTTCAAACGGTTCTATTATTCATGTAAATCAAAACCAGTTTATGATGTTGGTGGACGGGGGAAAGATAGTCGATTATACGGCGGAGCCCGGATATTTTAAGGTTGAAAATTCGGCATCGCCCTCCCTATTCGGCGGTCAATTCGGAGATGCCCTAAAAGAAACCTTCAGCCGTTTTAAATTCGGCGGTACCACCCCGATGAAGCAGGAAGTATTTTATGTTAATTTACAGGAGATTAAAGGTATTAAGTTCGGTACTCCCAATCCTCTGCAATACTTTGACAACTTCTATAATGCGGAATTGTTTTTGCGCACCTTCGGAAACTATTCGATTAAAATAACCGATCCGATAAAGTTTTTTAAAGAAGCTTGTCCTCGGGATGCCGTAAATGTTCACATTGATGAAATAAACGAACAATACTTGAGCGAATTCTTAGAAGCCTTACAGGCTGCCATAAGCCAAATGTCTATGGAAGGCGAGCGCATTTCCTTTATTCCTTCAAAGGGAACGGTTTTAAGCAAACACATGTCCGAGATTCTGGATGATTCATGGAAGGATTTGCGCGGAATGGAGGTGCTTTCAGTCGGTATTGCAAGTATTTCCTACGATGATGAATCTAAAGAACTTATCAATATGCGTAATAAAGGAGCGATGCTCGGCGATCCCGGTGTACGTGAAGGCTATGTGCAAGGCTCGATTGCCCGCGGTATGGAAGCTGCAGGTTCAAATCAAGCAGGAGCCGGAATGGCCTTTATGGGTATGGGTATGGGCATGAATGCGGCAGGCGGTTTTATGGGGCAGGCAAGTCAAACCAATATGCAGCAGATGCAAATGAATCAAGCCTCTCAGAGAGCTGCTCAAGGAGCAGGGCAACAACAAGGTGCCGGAGCTAAGGCAGCCGGAGAATGGTTTTGCACAGAGTGCGGCCATAAAAATACCGGAAAGTTTTGTGCCGAATGCGGAACTCCTAAACCTCAAGGAAGCGGCTGCCCTTCATGCGGCGCGGAAGTAAAAGCTGGAGCAAAATTCTGTCCCGAATGCGGAACAAAATTATAA
- a CDS encoding GNAT family N-acetyltransferase — protein MVRLAELKDLSRVAEINVYGWRNTYRGIVDDNFLFCELSIEKSIERLKEKVNTQNSTSKLYVYEDDKDRIIKGMMRTGMCRDSDKPDSFELMAIYVEKAFERSGVGSKLITHFQKEAKEAGIHELCIWVFQENRIARSFYEHHGFKPDGKTQVHEALKAPEMRYVKTV, from the coding sequence ATGGTCAGACTTGCAGAATTAAAGGACTTATCAAGAGTTGCAGAAATAAATGTTTACGGTTGGAGAAATACTTATAGGGGTATCGTCGACGATAATTTTTTGTTTTGTGAGTTGTCGATTGAAAAATCTATCGAACGTTTAAAGGAAAAAGTTAATACTCAAAACAGTACATCAAAATTATATGTTTATGAAGATGACAAAGACAGAATAATAAAGGGAATGATGCGTACGGGAATGTGCCGGGACAGCGATAAACCGGATAGCTTTGAACTTATGGCTATTTATGTAGAAAAAGCTTTTGAAAGGTCGGGAGTAGGTTCAAAATTAATTACTCATTTTCAAAAAGAAGCAAAAGAAGCCGGCATACATGAATTATGCATTTGGGTCTTTCAAGAAAACCGGATTGCAAGAAGTTTTTATGAGCATCACGGCTTTAAGCCGGATGGCAAAACACAAGTCCATGAAGCTTTAAAGGCTCCCGAAATGAGATATGTAAAAACAGTTTAA